Proteins from a single region of Salinibacter grassmerensis:
- a CDS encoding NADH-quinone oxidoreductase subunit A yields MFGDFVPLFIMIALALGLALTLLAAAAYIGPSRPSDTKTMPYESGMDPVGSARERYSVKFYLVAMIFIVFDVEVVFMWPWAASFQSFVDSGAGLGVIAVISLFTLILLVGLLYDVKKGGLDFEQ; encoded by the coding sequence ATGTTTGGTGACTTTGTGCCGCTGTTTATCATGATTGCGCTGGCCCTGGGGCTGGCCCTCACCCTGCTGGCGGCGGCCGCGTACATCGGGCCCAGTCGGCCCAGTGACACGAAGACCATGCCCTACGAAAGCGGCATGGACCCGGTGGGAAGTGCCCGTGAGCGGTACTCGGTGAAGTTTTACCTCGTGGCCATGATCTTCATTGTCTTCGACGTGGAGGTTGTGTTCATGTGGCCGTGGGCCGCCAGCTTCCAAAGCTTCGTCGACAGTGGCGCGGGCCTGGGCGTGATCGCCGTCATCTCGTTGTTCACGCTCATCCTGCTCGTCGGCCTGCTCTACGATGTGAAGAAGGGCGGGCTGGACTTCGAGCAGTAG
- a CDS encoding dipeptidase: protein MRLSAIRFGPVLRLSLYILAGLLVLVLLGYFVGAAPIADARYNTVQAEPPYAPSGRAKALHDTLMVADLHNDLLLWGRDPLERHDRGHTDVPRLREGGMGLQVLAAVTQVPRGRSYEGTSADALDQIPFLAAAQRWPVRTWTSRLERARYQAEKLRRAAARDEGLMLLRSRADLDTLLARRDENRAAMGTLLAVEGLHALEGETAHVDTLADDGYRMMSLTHLHDNALGGSSTGLRHGGLTDFGAAVVDRLAARDVTIDLAHASEALIDDVLARTSGPVVVSHTGVRATCDSPRNLSDRHIEAVAVRGGVIGVGLWETAVCGTGPAATAAAMRYVADRVGVEHVALGTDFDGTVSVPFDATGLPLLTEALLDEGFTPQETEQIMGKNVVRVLRRTLPPAE, encoded by the coding sequence TTGCGACTCTCTGCAATTCGCTTCGGGCCTGTGCTCCGCCTCAGCCTCTACATTCTCGCTGGGCTTCTCGTCCTTGTCCTCCTCGGCTACTTCGTGGGGGCCGCTCCCATTGCCGACGCCCGGTATAACACCGTTCAGGCCGAGCCGCCCTATGCCCCTTCGGGGCGGGCAAAGGCCCTGCACGACACCCTGATGGTCGCGGATCTCCACAACGACCTGTTGCTGTGGGGCCGCGATCCGCTGGAGCGCCACGACCGCGGCCACACCGACGTGCCGCGGCTGCGGGAGGGTGGGATGGGCCTACAGGTGTTGGCCGCCGTCACGCAGGTGCCGCGGGGACGCAGCTACGAGGGAACGAGCGCTGATGCCCTCGACCAAATTCCGTTTCTTGCTGCCGCCCAGCGCTGGCCCGTCCGCACCTGGACGAGCCGCCTGGAACGGGCCCGATACCAGGCCGAGAAGCTCCGTCGCGCCGCGGCCCGCGATGAGGGCCTGATGCTCCTCCGAAGTCGGGCCGACCTGGATACTCTGCTCGCGCGGCGCGACGAAAATCGGGCTGCGATGGGGACCCTGCTCGCCGTCGAGGGCCTGCACGCGCTGGAGGGAGAGACAGCGCACGTCGATACGCTCGCCGACGACGGCTACCGCATGATGAGCCTCACCCATCTGCATGACAACGCCCTCGGCGGATCGTCGACGGGGCTAAGGCACGGCGGTCTGACGGACTTCGGCGCCGCGGTGGTCGATCGGCTCGCGGCCCGCGATGTCACAATTGACCTCGCCCACGCGTCCGAGGCGCTCATCGACGATGTGCTGGCGCGGACCAGCGGGCCCGTCGTCGTGAGCCACACCGGTGTGCGGGCCACCTGCGACAGCCCGCGCAACCTGAGCGACCGGCACATCGAGGCCGTCGCCGTCCGGGGCGGCGTCATTGGCGTGGGGCTCTGGGAGACGGCGGTGTGCGGCACCGGCCCCGCCGCCACGGCCGCGGCGATGCGGTACGTCGCTGACCGTGTGGGGGTGGAGCATGTGGCACTCGGCACCGACTTCGACGGGACGGTCTCGGTGCCGTTCGACGCCACCGGCCTGCCGCTTCTCACGGAGGCCCTTCTCGACGAAGGGTTTACCCCCCAGGAGACCGAGCAGATCATGGGGAAGAATGTCGTGCGGGTGCTGCGACGCACGTTGCCGCCCGCGGAGTAG